One Deltaproteobacteria bacterium DNA segment encodes these proteins:
- a CDS encoding winged helix-turn-helix transcriptional regulator — MKDFIKVMKALSDKNRVKIVKMLQHRLMCVCELQETLRISQSSVSKHLKILEEAGLVDYRKEGLWVNYYLADGMKSPYASTLMGNLRHWLENEPEIMEIVKQLPSIRREEICRRS; from the coding sequence ATGAAAGACTTCATCAAGGTCATGAAGGCCCTTTCGGACAAGAACCGGGTAAAGATCGTTAAGATGCTCCAGCACCGGTTGATGTGCGTCTGCGAGCTTCAGGAGACGCTCCGAATTTCCCAATCCAGTGTCTCCAAGCATCTGAAAATACTGGAGGAAGCCGGCCTTGTCGATTACAGGAAGGAAGGGCTCTGGGTCAACTACTATCTTGCGGATGGGATGAAATCCCCATACGCATCCACCCTTATGGGAAATCTCAGGCACTGGCTGGAAAACGAGCCTGAAATCATGGAAATCGTCAAACAGCTTCCCTCTATACGGAGAGAGGAAATTTGCAGGAGATCATGA